The following are from one region of the Hyphomicrobium album genome:
- a CDS encoding RluA family pseudouridine synthase: protein MNDRVETIKVKPTEADMRLDRWFRVHFPDVGYSYLQKLLRTGQVRVNSKRAEANARLVPGAEIRVPAIVRNSAKDANKAPSVKPPLGLSKADRTAIERMILFEDDHVLVLNKPFGLAVQGGSGTKRHVDGMLAGMADRFGGERPRLVHRLDRDTSGVLLIAKHRDAAAKLGRVFQTRSAAKTYWALVKGVPKPPQGKIEAPLVKAAGPDGDRVRKALPGEQKEAMHATTHYSVVDRLANKASWVSLKPVTGRQHQLRAHMALIGHPIVGDNKYGGDENLPAEQIENKLHLHARRLVLPHPVTGEKIDVTAPLPEHMRKTWDLLSLDADRYEDVQ, encoded by the coding sequence ATGAACGATCGCGTCGAAACTATCAAAGTGAAGCCGACCGAGGCCGACATGCGCCTCGATCGCTGGTTTCGCGTGCACTTTCCCGACGTTGGCTATTCCTACCTGCAGAAGCTGCTGCGCACCGGTCAGGTGCGGGTCAACAGCAAGCGCGCCGAGGCCAACGCCCGGCTCGTGCCCGGTGCCGAGATCCGCGTCCCGGCCATCGTGCGCAACTCGGCGAAGGACGCCAACAAGGCGCCCAGCGTGAAGCCGCCGCTCGGCCTTTCAAAGGCCGACCGCACGGCGATCGAGCGCATGATCCTGTTCGAGGACGACCACGTGCTCGTCCTCAATAAGCCGTTCGGCCTCGCCGTGCAGGGCGGCAGCGGAACCAAGCGCCACGTCGACGGCATGCTGGCGGGCATGGCCGACCGCTTCGGCGGCGAGCGGCCGCGCCTCGTGCACCGGCTCGATCGCGACACCAGCGGCGTGTTGCTGATCGCCAAACATCGCGACGCCGCGGCCAAGCTCGGCCGCGTGTTCCAGACGCGCTCGGCCGCCAAGACCTATTGGGCTCTGGTGAAGGGCGTGCCGAAGCCGCCGCAGGGCAAGATCGAGGCGCCGCTGGTGAAGGCCGCCGGCCCCGACGGCGACCGCGTGCGCAAGGCGCTGCCAGGTGAGCAGAAGGAAGCAATGCACGCCACGACGCACTATTCGGTGGTGGATCGCCTCGCCAACAAAGCCTCCTGGGTCTCACTCAAGCCGGTGACCGGCCGCCAGCATCAGCTGCGTGCTCACATGGCGCTCATCGGTCATCCCATCGTCGGCGACAACAAATACGGCGGCGACGAGAACCTTCCCGCCGAGCAGATAGAGAACAAGCTGCACCTGCACGCCCGCCGCCTGGTGCTTCCGCATCCGGTTACGGGCGAAAAGATCGACGTCACGGCGCCGCTGCCCGAGCACATGCGCAAGACCTGGGATCTGCTCAGCCTCGACGCCGACCGCTACGAGGACGTGCAATGA
- a CDS encoding L-lactate permease, protein MWSQVYDPFGNMALSTTIAALPVVVLLASIGIFELRAHVAALLGLLTALAVAILAHGMPPAMAGLAALYGAAYGLLPIGWIILNVIFLYQLTSEKGDFAILQRSIASVSDDRRLQLLFIAFCLGAFFEGAAGFGTPVAVTAAMLIGLGFTPLAASGLSLIANTAPVAFGALGTPVVALAGVTGLDLHELSGMIGRQLPFFSVLVPFWLVTAFVGFRKMLEVWPPILVAGVSFAIPQYLVSNFHGPWLVDIIAAIVSMASLALFLRVWRPAKPMTAMPNATTAVEAKAEHKQSDVRRAWMPWLILSVFVFLWGTPQVRAELDGYFAPKLAVPGLHELVQKVPPVVAAPRIEPAVFNFNVLSATGSGILIAAIVSGLLLGYSVGGLVRMYARTLYLVRYSLLTIACMLAIGFTTRYAGTDATLGLALASTGWLYPLFGTYIGWLGVTLTGSDTSSNVLFGGLQRVTAEQLGINPVLMAAANSSGGVMGKMMDAQSIVVASTATRWYGHEGSILRFVAFHSIALATLVGLLVLGQAYLWPLTLLAP, encoded by the coding sequence ATGTGGTCGCAGGTCTACGACCCGTTCGGCAACATGGCGCTGTCGACGACGATTGCCGCCCTGCCCGTTGTGGTGCTGCTCGCGAGCATTGGCATTTTCGAGCTGCGGGCGCACGTCGCTGCGCTGCTCGGCCTGCTCACGGCGCTGGCCGTCGCGATCCTTGCCCACGGCATGCCGCCGGCGATGGCCGGCCTCGCCGCCCTCTACGGTGCGGCCTACGGCCTGCTGCCCATCGGCTGGATCATCCTCAACGTCATCTTTCTCTATCAGCTCACGAGCGAGAAGGGCGACTTCGCCATCCTGCAACGGTCGATCGCATCGGTGAGCGACGACCGCCGCCTGCAGTTGCTGTTCATCGCCTTCTGCCTCGGCGCGTTCTTCGAAGGAGCGGCCGGGTTCGGAACGCCGGTCGCGGTCACCGCTGCCATGCTGATCGGCCTGGGCTTCACGCCGCTCGCCGCCTCGGGCCTGTCGCTCATCGCCAACACCGCACCGGTCGCCTTCGGAGCGCTCGGGACGCCGGTCGTTGCGCTGGCGGGCGTAACCGGTCTCGACCTGCACGAGCTGAGCGGCATGATCGGACGGCAGCTTCCCTTCTTCTCGGTGCTGGTGCCGTTCTGGCTCGTCACCGCCTTCGTCGGCTTCCGCAAGATGCTGGAGGTATGGCCGCCCATCCTCGTTGCCGGCGTGTCGTTCGCCATCCCGCAGTACCTCGTGTCGAACTTCCATGGCCCCTGGCTCGTCGACATCATCGCCGCGATCGTATCGATGGCCTCGCTGGCGCTGTTCCTCAGGGTTTGGCGGCCGGCGAAGCCGATGACGGCGATGCCGAACGCGACGACTGCGGTCGAAGCCAAGGCGGAGCACAAGCAAAGCGATGTGCGGCGCGCGTGGATGCCGTGGCTCATCCTCAGCGTCTTCGTGTTTCTGTGGGGCACGCCGCAGGTGCGCGCGGAACTCGACGGCTACTTTGCGCCCAAGCTCGCCGTGCCCGGACTGCACGAGCTCGTGCAGAAGGTGCCGCCGGTGGTCGCCGCGCCGCGCATCGAGCCGGCGGTGTTCAACTTCAACGTTCTCTCGGCGACGGGCAGCGGCATCCTCATCGCCGCAATCGTGTCGGGACTGCTGCTAGGGTACAGTGTCGGCGGGCTCGTTCGGATGTACGCGCGCACGCTCTACCTCGTACGGTACTCGCTGCTCACCATCGCCTGCATGCTGGCGATCGGCTTCACCACGCGCTACGCGGGGACGGACGCTACGCTCGGCCTCGCCCTGGCGTCGACCGGCTGGCTCTATCCGCTGTTCGGGACGTACATCGGCTGGCTCGGCGTTACCCTCACCGGCTCGGACACGTCATCCAACGTGCTCTTCGGCGGCCTGCAGCGGGTGACCGCCGAGCAGCTCGGTATCAACCCCGTGCTGATGGCGGCGGCGAACAGCTCCGGCGGCGTCATGGGCAAGATGATGGACGCCCAGTCGATCGTCGTCGCCTCGACGGCGACGCGTTGGTACGGCCACGAGGGAAGCATCCTTCGCTTCGTCGCCTTCCACTCGATCGCGCTGGCGACGCTGGTCGGATTGCTCGTGCTGGGCCAGGCCTACCTCTGGCCGCTCACCCTGCTTGCACCCTAG
- a CDS encoding type VI secretion system amidase effector protein Tae4 codes for MVQFIDLWRGHPINESVTAPCVAPHDLTNMEGQTVHMGFPVFHNQCAIRLGVALRRAGISDGQIGGCASCAVHPRTEMHFINASQLANALTHSNIPGIGAVEKITGTEAAHYYPKLFGRTGIIYFQDYWKRSSDTGRATGDHIDLWNGYRSSAKWLLEWFSWVGYYSNYANAGEIWFWEVK; via the coding sequence ATGGTTCAGTTCATCGATCTGTGGCGCGGACATCCGATCAACGAGTCGGTGACGGCTCCATGCGTCGCCCCACACGACCTGACCAACATGGAAGGCCAGACGGTGCACATGGGCTTTCCCGTGTTCCACAACCAGTGTGCCATCCGGCTGGGGGTCGCCCTGCGCCGCGCCGGCATCAGCGATGGGCAGATCGGCGGCTGCGCCTCCTGCGCCGTGCATCCGCGCACCGAGATGCACTTCATCAACGCCAGTCAGCTCGCCAACGCCCTCACGCACTCCAACATCCCCGGCATCGGGGCGGTCGAGAAGATCACCGGCACGGAAGCGGCGCACTACTATCCAAAGCTGTTCGGCCGCACGGGCATCATCTACTTCCAAGACTACTGGAAGCGCAGCTCCGACACCGGCCGCGCCACGGGCGACCACATCGACCTGTGGAACGGCTACCGATCGTCCGCCAAGTGGCTGCTCGAGTGGTTCTCCTGGGTCGGCTACTATTCGAACTACGCCAACGCCGGCGAGATCTGGTTCTGGGAAGTGAAATAA